A genome region from Gadus macrocephalus chromosome 15, ASM3116895v1 includes the following:
- the golga4 gene encoding golgin subfamily A member 4 isoform X4: protein MFKKLKQKINEEQSPQRNAQSPLQAQQTGPGERRSSHTPSFQQDGTPSPSDREGASGVVSRSPRGSINGDGSASPQPPRREEPQTFAQKLQLKVPSVEALFRSGASRAEGLFRSPSKESLGRSASRESLTTVGEAEPAAAPGYDPSSDVESEAEDSPGNVESLSREQLLHRLQRSERSLGNYRGKYSELVTAYRTVQRDKEKSQVILSQSQDKALRRIGELREELQMDQLAKKHLQEEFDATLEEKDQLITVLQTQVALMKKRLKGVTDLTVPIEVEVSASEDAANSSAALRTPAKDTDAEAAVGNEEGSGDSARVMEVLQKRVTRQENLLLKCKELLRTHKERGAQLGSENETLQEQLQLRLQELEKMKELHTTEKTKLITQLRDAKNLIEQLEQDKGMVIAETKRQMHETLEMKEDEIAQLRTRMQQITSQKEELQEQKEKNEKSAFEELERALGIAQRAEEARKQLQVQLEEQVKEVEREGEEERKSLQQELSRVKQEVVSIMKKSSEDTVANMEKQHNELLAAKEHELTARINQAVEQCKEEFSQAAKEREQQSSLALEDAGLQMTAQKTEAENKVKETQLELEAARTRILELESTLEKSSENGSSQSNDFSKQMKDLRAKHKEQMSALKAKQREQLEKHTDTLTQQHNTALEKLKQDHSLNVEDILKDKELQFHAHVEDMNQKTLEKLDAKQTELEALSSELSEALGVKQLLEERLAALDGSVGSAQQAMEQRLKEEEAKHNAAMADIRQQHEESLGGMEKTLKEELNNLKIAVEEKQRELEERILVEKTLNEKSETALQDLNTKSSELEELRHSLSQAQTAKESLVDSNANLSKITKDLGQCKKQLKQLERKLEVAQADLRKNEETLQRKSKELEEMEQQLQQTKKELSEKEKLHIEETAARYEEEQRLRKGLDDEKATHAEKTASTVKEMEVKLKTQETKMDKIKQKAKEMQEKFKKRLQENEESMKKELSKKEEELQQKEQQVRDKILEMAQKSSHGLSSAMSELQTNHKEELENLHKSHKQEVEDLEHRWQEKLRQQEEDISEKHLHVVQEKALELEDASQQLSTIRVEKDQAVLEINKFKEELVIRETTVQKLQVELKEAAGKLEGLSQSEALLKGQIESMERNLNQALIERNGLQDQLSSTEEESRNKLKALSKKLDSSEGKLKSLKTSKSKQGEDLERKLEESALQIQAKEGDFQKQLLVITNQMEHYCREVQSKVESGSTELYGRVESRVTKLKDQVLCNQKRVGELKNVILTKLDTICTLEEKLRKQTEENMNLCSSIEQLTVQLGTQAENIEALTNERDRLLKEAEGHSQSISQDVRRIEKLSEENKTISENMSANVLHISNLESIIDTLKSQVAGSVTEKEEAIHLQSQRCKEESQQIVANMRETIEKLEQEKKSAVEQADTLRNSLSEFKHNAESKFTQNHNTVVSLQDRLRDLEREISEKNEALQRLTTNIDNQSISKSEMDQALSEKEQRVSALASELESCNGRLCELQDQLALKMKECEQLSADLKQQLSDREREKREFTEQLQQIQEQFTHNSHLFQETEGKLHILEKENHTCKSELEAQRVEFEKMRSEMQKSKEQSLKDAEEKLSAESVKKMADLKKKAEQKIGQLKKQLTSQLEEKEQMVQSLKSSLEEINEREAGSKRHTETLEEQGRNLEDALGKLKEDHEKRLEESLSEQRLENVKSLEELKRVYEGKISLLQRDETAAPDAKADETPSKLEELGERLHEAEEQNRNLVAEIGRLKEELLEREAWLKQQQVAMVSLEKQTLVQQEEVVRMEQSSAVQAPRPETTDQRDEDGESLESLKEKLTEVKNEKLKIHKDFTRLQKDFRSLRREHEQDLEHLKKELAEESDKNLKLELEDLEIKQNYSLKQLMRDFNTQMALKEKEIELTVKETIGKAQCVEAELITSNREEVSQLHKLIAQKDDDLQRTVQKYEQVLQSREDEMGDRVWQVQKELEDLQTRVGGADSEMSIEELQAQLSERNTLLSEARLKEQEFVDRIHSLEDTMRCLHKKAVVTHLGNPCKDPGYSSTDALSEPTEFEYLRKVLFEYMMGRETKTMAKVLTSVLKFPPEQVQSVLEKEESKALPWLR from the exons ATGTTTAAAAAGCTCAAGCAGAAGATCAACGAGGAGCAGTCTCCGCAGAGGAACGCGCAGTCACCACTTCAGGCCCAGCAG ACGGGACCTGGAGAGAGGCGTAGTAGCCACACCCCCTCCTTTCAACAGGATGGCACACCCTCTCCAAGCGACAGAGAG GGGGCTTCCGGTGTGGTGTCCAGGTCTCCCAGAGGTAGTATTAATGGAGATGGAAGTGCTTCTCCGCAG CCTCCGCGGAGAGAGGAGCCCCAGACCTTCGCCCAGAAGCTGCAGCTGAAGGTGCCCTCGGTGGAGGCGCTGTTCCGCAGCGGGGCCAGTCGGGCGGAGGGCCTCTTCCGCTCGCCGTCCAAGGAGAGCCTGGGCCGCAGCGCCTCCCGCGAGTCGCTCACCACGGTGGGGGAGGCGGAGCCCGCCGCCGCGCCCGGGTACGACCCCTCGTCGGACGTGGAGAGCGAGGCGGAGGACTCCCCGGGGAACGTGGAGTCGCTCTCCAGGGAGCAGCTGCTGCACCGCCTGCAGCGGTCGGAGCGGAGCCTGGGGAACTACCGCGGGAAGTACTCGGAG CTTGTGACGGCCTATCGGACGGTGCAGCGGGACAAAGAGAAAAGCCAG GTGATCCTGAGTCAGAGTCAAGACAAAGCCCTGCGCAGGATAGGAGAGCTTAGGGAG GAGCTTCAAATGGACCAGTTGGCCAAGAAGCACCTGCAGGAGGAGTTTGATGCTACCCTAGAGGAGAAGGACCAGTTGATCACGGTGCTCCAGACTCAG GTGGCCCTGATGAAGAAGAGACTCAAGGGGGTCACCGACCTCACCGTGCCCATCGAGGTGGAGGTGTCGGCGTCTGAAGACGCTGCCAACTCCAGCGCCGCACTGCGGACTCCCGCCAAGGACACGGACGCGGAGGCTGCCGTCGGCAACG AAGAGGGCAGCGGTGACTCAGCCAGGGTGATGGAGGTGCTCCAGAAGAGGGTGACGAGGCAGGAGAACCTGCTGCTCAAGTGCAAGGAGCTGCTGAGAACCCACAAGGAGAGGGGCGCCCAGCTGGGCAGCGAGAATGAGACCCTTCAGGAGCAGCTGCAGCTCAGGctgcaggagctggagaagatgaAG GAGCTGCACACTACAGAGAAGACAAAGCTGATCACCCAGCTGCGTGACGCCAAGAACCTCATCGAGCAGCTGGAGCAGGATAAG GGCATGGTGATCGCTGAGACCAAGCGTCAGATGCATGAGACGCTGGAGATGAAAGAGGACGAGATCGCCCAGCTACGTACCAGGATGCAGCAGATCACCTCCCAGAAAGAGGAGCTgcaggagcagaaggagaagaaTGAGAAGTCAG CGTTCGAAGAGCTGGAGAGGGCATTGGGCATCGCTCAGAGGGCGGAGGAGGCCAGGAAGCAGCTGCAGGTTcagctggaggagcaggtgaaggaggtggagcgggagggcgaggaggagaggaagagtttgCAGCAGGAACTCTCCAGGGTCAAGCAAGAGGTCGTCTCCATCATGAAG AAATCATCTGAGGACACGGTTGCCAATATGGAAAAACAGCACAATGAACTGCTTGCTGCCAAAGAGCATGAACTAACTGCTCGAATTAACCAAGCTGTG GAGCAATGCAAAGAGGAGTTTTCCCAGGCTGCCAAGGAGAGGGAACAGCAATCTTCTCTTGCATTGGAGGACGCAGGACTGCAGATGACAGCACAGAAGACGGAGGCTGAGAACAAAGTCAAAGAGACACAGTTGGAGCTGGAAGCTGCCAGAACC AGAATACTGGAGCTCGAGAGCACGCTGGAAAAGAGTTCCGAAAATGGATCGAGTCAGTCCAATGATTTCTCCAAGCAGATGAAAGATCTGCGAGCCAAACACAAGGAGCAGATGTCTGCATTGAAGGCGAAGCAACGGGAGCAGCTAGAGAAGCACACTGACACCTTAACGCAGCAGCACAACACGGCCCTGGAGAAGCTGAAGCAGGATCACAGCCTCAATGTAGAGGACATCTTGAAAGATAAAGAACTCCAGTTCCATGCACATGTGGAAGACATGAACCAGAAGACCTTGGAGAAATTGGATGCAAAACAAACAGAGCTCGAGGCTCTGTCCTCTGAGCTCTCTGAGGCGTTGGGGGTTAAGCAGCTTCTGGAAGAGAGGCTTGCAGCACTGGATGGTTCTGTTGGTTCAGCTCAGCAAGCCATGGAGCAGAGACTAAAAGAGGAGGAAGCAAAGCACAATGCAGCTATGGCAGATATCAGGCAGCAGCATGAAGAGTCACTTGGAGGGATGGAAAAAACACTAAAGGAGGAGCTGAACAACTTGAAAATCGCCGTggaagagaaacaaagagaaCTTGAGGAACGCATCCTTGTAGAAAAAACACTGAATGAAAAATCGGAGACTGCTCTGCAAGACCTGAATACGAAGTCAAGTGAATTGGAAGAGTTGAGACACAGTCTATCACAAGCGCAGACTGCGAAGGAGAGCCTGGTGGACTCGAATGCTAATTTAAGCAAGATTACCAAGGATCTAGGTCAGTGCAAGAAGCAGCTGAAACAGTTGGAGCGCAAGCTGGAGGTTGCACAAGCAGATTTGAGGAAAAACGAGGAGACCCTTCAGCGGAAGTCGAAGGAGCTTGAGGAAATGGAGCAACAGTTGCAACAGACCAAGAAAGAACTCTCGGAGAAGGAGAAGTTGCACATCGAGGAAACCGCCGCCAGGTACGAAGAGGAACAACGGTTGAGGAAAGGGCTGGATGATGAAAAGGCTACGCACGCGGAGAAGACTGCAAGCACTGTAAAAGAGATGGAAGTTAAGCTTAAGACACAGGAAACCAAGATGGACAAGATCAAACAGAAGGCCAAAGAGATGCAGGAGAAGTTCAAGAAAAGACTTCAGGAAAATGAGGAGTCTATGAAGAAAGAACTTTCCAAGAAAGAGGAAGAGCTCCAGCAGAAAGAGCAGCAAGTCAGAGATAAAATCCTAGAGATGGCCCAGAAAAGTTCCCACGGTCTCAGCAGTGCCATGTCAGAGTTACAGACCAACCACAAGGAAGAGCTGGAGAATCTGCATAAATCTCATAAGCAGGAAGTTGAGGATTTGGAACATCGCTGGCAAGAGAAGTTAAGACAACAGGAAGAGGATATTTCTGAGAAACACTTGCACGTAGTGCAGGAGAAGGCCCTGGAATTGGAAGACGCATCTCAGCAACTCAGTACTATCAGGGTAGAGAAGGACCAAGCAGTGCTTGAGATAAACAAGTTTAAAGAAGAGCTGGTAATTCGAGAGACCACTGTGCAGAAACTCCAAGTGGAGCTGAAGGAAGCAGCAGGTAAGCTTGAGGGTTTGTCCCAGAGTGAGGCTTTGCTTAAGGGGCAAATTGAGTCCATGGAAAGGAACCTAAACCAGGCTCTGATTGAGAGAAATGGTCTCCAAGATCAGCTGAGTAGCACGGAGGAAGAGAGCAGGAATAAGTTGAAGGCTTTATCCAAAAAATTGGACTCAAGCGAAGGCAAGCTTAAATCTCTTAAAACTTCCAAAAGCAAGCAGGGTGAAGACTTGGAGAGGAAACTTGAGGAGAGTGCTCTTCAAATCCAAGCAAAGGAAGGTGATTTCCAGAAGCAGTTACTGGTAATCACCAACCAAATGGAGCACTACTGTAGGGAGGTTCAATCAAAAGTTGAAAGTGGTTCCACTGAGCTCTATGGAAGAGTTGAGTCCAGGGTGACCAAGCTGAAAGACCAAGTTCTGTGTAACCAGAAAAGGGTGGGGGAGCTCaaaaatgttatcctcactaaATTGGATACAATTTGCACTTTAGAGGAGAAGCTCCGCAAGCAGACGGAGGAGAACATGAATCTATGCAGTTCAATTGAGCAGTTGACCGTTCAGCTCGGCACTCAGGCAGAGAATATAGAAGCCTTAACCAATGAGAGGGACCGTCTGCTGAAGGAAGCGGAGGGTCATTCTCAGTCCATTTCACAAGACGTCCGCAGAATAGAAAAGCTCAGCGAAGAAAACAAAACGATATCAGAAAACATGAGCGCAAACGTGTTGCATATCAGCAACTTGGAGAGCATCATTGATACCTTAAAGAGTCAGGTAGCAGGTAGTGTCACGGAGAAGGAGGAAGCCATACATCTACAGAGTCAGCGTTGCAAAGAGGAGAGTCAGCAGATTGTTGCGAACATGAGGGAGACCATTGAGAAGCTTGAGCAGGAGAAGAAGTCTGCAGTGGAGCAGGCGGACACGCTCAGGAACAGCCTGTCTGAGTTCAAGCACAACGCAGAGTCCAAGttcacacagaaccacaacacCGTTGTGTCTCTGCAGGACCGCCTGCGTGACCTGGAGCGAGAGATCTCCGAGAAGAACGAGGCGTTGCAGCGTTTGACCACGAACATCGACAATCAGTCCATCAGCAAGTCTGAGATGGACCAGGCCCTGAGCGAGAAGGAGCAGCGGGTCAGCGCACTCGCCTCGGAGCTGGAGAGCTGCAACGGCAGGCTCTGCGAGCTTCAAGACCAGTTGGCCTTAAAGATGAAAGAGTGTGAGCAACTCTCGGCCGACCTCAAGCAGCAGCTCAGTGACAGGGAACGCGAGAAGAGAGAGTTCACAGAACAGCTGCAGCAGATACAGGAGCAGTTCACACACAACAGCCATTTGTTCCAAGAGACGGAGGGCAAGCTGCACATCCTGGAGAAGGAGAACCACACTTGTAAATCTGAGCTTGAGGCTCAACGGGTAGAGTTTGAGAAGATGAGAAGCGAAATGCAGAAGAGCAAGGAGCAGAGCCTGAAGGACGCTGAGGAGAAGCTGTCTGCGGAGAGTGTGAAGAAAATGGCGGACCTCAAAAAGAAGGCTGAGCAGAAAATTGGTCAGCTTAAGAAACAGTTAACATCACAGCTTGAGGAAAAAGAGCAGATGGTTCAGTCTTTGAAGTCGAGCTTAGAGGAAATCAATGAAAGGGAAGCGGGAAGCAAGCGGCACACGGAGACCTTAGAAGAGCAGGGAAGAAACCTTGAGGACGCACTGGGAAAGCTTAAAGAAGATCACGAGAAACGCCTCGAAGAGTCGCTGAGCGAGCAGAGGCTGGAGAACGTAAAGTCTTTAGAGGAGTTGAAACGCGTGTACGAGGGGAAGATCTCGTTACTTCAGAGGGATGAAACGGCCGCTCCCGATGCCAAGGCGGATGAAACACCCTCTAAACTAGAAGAACTTGGAGAAAGACTTCACGAGGCAGAGGAGCAGAATCGAAACCTTGTTGCCGAAATAGGTCGACTGAAAGAAGAGCTCCTCGAGAGAGAAGCTTGGCTGAAACAACAGCAGGTCGCCATGGTTTCCTTGGAGAAGCAGACGCTggtgcagcaggaggaggtggtcaGGATGGAACAGAGCAGCGCAGTGCAGGCGCCGAGACCGGAGACGACGGACCAGAGAGATGAAGACGGAGAGTCTCTGGAGTCCTTGAAGGAGAAGCTGACTGAGGTCAAGAACGAGAAACTGAAGATCCACAAAGACTTCACCAGGTTGCAGAAGGACTTCCGGTCGCTGAGGAGGGAGCATGAGCAGGATCTCGAGCACCTCAAGAAGGAGTTGGCGGAGGAGAGTGACAAGAATTTGAA GTTGGAGTTGGAAGATCTGGAAATAAAGCAAAACTATTCTCTCAAGCAGCTCATGAGGGACTTCAACACACAAATGGCTCTAAAGGAGAAGGAGATTGAACTGACAGTGAAGGAGACTATTG GGAAGGCTCAGTGTGTGGAGGCTGAGTTAATCACCAGCAACCGGGAAGAAGTCAGCCAGCTTCATAAGCTCATCGCCCAGAAGGACGATGACCTGCAGAGAACGGTTCAGAAATATGAACAGGTGTTGCAG AGTCGAGAGGACGAAATGGGGGACAGAGTGTGGCAAGTCCAAAAAGAACTGGAGGACCTGCAAACAAGGGTCGGCGGGGCTGATTCTGAG ATGAGCATCGAAGAACTGCAG GCTCAGCTGTCTGAGAGGAACACTCTGTTGAGCGAGGCCAGGCTGAAGGAGCAGGAGTTTGTCGACCGA
- the golga4 gene encoding golgin subfamily A member 4 isoform X5, which produces MKELHTTEKTKLITQLRDAKNLIEQLEQDKGMVIAETKRQMHETLEMKEDEIAQLRTRMQQITSQKEELQEQKEKNEKSAFEELERALGIAQRAEEARKQLQVQLEEQVKEVEREGEEERKSLQQELSRVKQEVVSIMKKSSEDTVANMEKQHNELLAAKEHELTARINQAVEQCKEEFSQAAKEREQQSSLALEDAGLQMTAQKTEAENKVKETQLELEAARTRILELESTLEKSSENGSSQSNDFSKQMKDLRAKHKEQMSALKAKQREQLEKHTDTLTQQHNTALEKLKQDHSLNVEDILKDKELQFHAHVEDMNQKTLEKLDAKQTELEALSSELSEALGVKQLLEERLAALDGSVGSAQQAMEQRLKEEEAKHNAAMADIRQQHEESLGGMEKTLKEELNNLKIAVEEKQRELEERILVEKTLNEKSETALQDLNTKSSELEELRHSLSQAQTAKESLVDSNANLSKITKDLGQCKKQLKQLERKLEVAQADLRKNEETLQRKSKELEEMEQQLQQTKKELSEKEKLHIEETAARYEEEQRLRKGLDDEKATHAEKTASTVKEMEVKLKTQETKMDKIKQKAKEMQEKFKKRLQENEESMKKELSKKEEELQQKEQQVRDKILEMAQKSSHGLSSAMSELQTNHKEELENLHKSHKQEVEDLEHRWQEKLRQQEEDISEKHLHVVQEKALELEDASQQLSTIRVEKDQAVLEINKFKEELVIRETTVQKLQVELKEAAGKLEGLSQSEALLKGQIESMERNLNQALIERNGLQDQLSSTEEESRNKLKALSKKLDSSEGKLKSLKTSKSKQGEDLERKLEESALQIQAKEGDFQKQLLVITNQMEHYCREVQSKVESGSTELYGRVESRVTKLKDQVLCNQKRVGELKNVILTKLDTICTLEEKLRKQTEENMNLCSSIEQLTVQLGTQAENIEALTNERDRLLKEAEGHSQSISQDVRRIEKLSEENKTISENMSANVLHISNLESIIDTLKSQVAGSVTEKEEAIHLQSQRCKEESQQIVANMRETIEKLEQEKKSAVEQADTLRNSLSEFKHNAESKFTQNHNTVVSLQDRLRDLEREISEKNEALQRLTTNIDNQSISKSEMDQALSEKEQRVSALASELESCNGRLCELQDQLALKMKECEQLSADLKQQLSDREREKREFTEQLQQIQEQFTHNSHLFQETEGKLHILEKENHTCKSELEAQRVEFEKMRSEMQKSKEQSLKDAEEKLSAESVKKMADLKKKAEQKIGQLKKQLTSQLEEKEQMVQSLKSSLEEINEREAGSKRHTETLEEQGRNLEDALGKLKEDHEKRLEESLSEQRLENVKSLEELKRVYEGKISLLQRDETAAPDAKADETPSKLEELGERLHEAEEQNRNLVAEIGRLKEELLEREAWLKQQQVAMVSLEKQTLVQQEEVVRMEQSSAVQAPRPETTDQRDEDGESLESLKEKLTEVKNEKLKIHKDFTRLQKDFRSLRREHEQDLEHLKKELAEESDKNLKLELEDLEIKQNYSLKQLMRDFNTQMALKEKEIELTVKETIGKAQCVEAELITSNREEVSQLHKLIAQKDDDLQRTVQKYEQVLQSREDEMGDRVWQVQKELEDLQTRVGGADSEMSIEELQAQLSERNTLLSEARLKEQEFVDRIHSLEDTMRCLHKKAVVTHLGNPCKDPGYSSTDALSEPTEFEYLRKVLFEYMMGRETKTMAKVLTSVLKFPPEQVQSVLEKEESKALPWLR; this is translated from the exons ATGAAG GAGCTGCACACTACAGAGAAGACAAAGCTGATCACCCAGCTGCGTGACGCCAAGAACCTCATCGAGCAGCTGGAGCAGGATAAG GGCATGGTGATCGCTGAGACCAAGCGTCAGATGCATGAGACGCTGGAGATGAAAGAGGACGAGATCGCCCAGCTACGTACCAGGATGCAGCAGATCACCTCCCAGAAAGAGGAGCTgcaggagcagaaggagaagaaTGAGAAGTCAG CGTTCGAAGAGCTGGAGAGGGCATTGGGCATCGCTCAGAGGGCGGAGGAGGCCAGGAAGCAGCTGCAGGTTcagctggaggagcaggtgaaggaggtggagcgggagggcgaggaggagaggaagagtttgCAGCAGGAACTCTCCAGGGTCAAGCAAGAGGTCGTCTCCATCATGAAG AAATCATCTGAGGACACGGTTGCCAATATGGAAAAACAGCACAATGAACTGCTTGCTGCCAAAGAGCATGAACTAACTGCTCGAATTAACCAAGCTGTG GAGCAATGCAAAGAGGAGTTTTCCCAGGCTGCCAAGGAGAGGGAACAGCAATCTTCTCTTGCATTGGAGGACGCAGGACTGCAGATGACAGCACAGAAGACGGAGGCTGAGAACAAAGTCAAAGAGACACAGTTGGAGCTGGAAGCTGCCAGAACC AGAATACTGGAGCTCGAGAGCACGCTGGAAAAGAGTTCCGAAAATGGATCGAGTCAGTCCAATGATTTCTCCAAGCAGATGAAAGATCTGCGAGCCAAACACAAGGAGCAGATGTCTGCATTGAAGGCGAAGCAACGGGAGCAGCTAGAGAAGCACACTGACACCTTAACGCAGCAGCACAACACGGCCCTGGAGAAGCTGAAGCAGGATCACAGCCTCAATGTAGAGGACATCTTGAAAGATAAAGAACTCCAGTTCCATGCACATGTGGAAGACATGAACCAGAAGACCTTGGAGAAATTGGATGCAAAACAAACAGAGCTCGAGGCTCTGTCCTCTGAGCTCTCTGAGGCGTTGGGGGTTAAGCAGCTTCTGGAAGAGAGGCTTGCAGCACTGGATGGTTCTGTTGGTTCAGCTCAGCAAGCCATGGAGCAGAGACTAAAAGAGGAGGAAGCAAAGCACAATGCAGCTATGGCAGATATCAGGCAGCAGCATGAAGAGTCACTTGGAGGGATGGAAAAAACACTAAAGGAGGAGCTGAACAACTTGAAAATCGCCGTggaagagaaacaaagagaaCTTGAGGAACGCATCCTTGTAGAAAAAACACTGAATGAAAAATCGGAGACTGCTCTGCAAGACCTGAATACGAAGTCAAGTGAATTGGAAGAGTTGAGACACAGTCTATCACAAGCGCAGACTGCGAAGGAGAGCCTGGTGGACTCGAATGCTAATTTAAGCAAGATTACCAAGGATCTAGGTCAGTGCAAGAAGCAGCTGAAACAGTTGGAGCGCAAGCTGGAGGTTGCACAAGCAGATTTGAGGAAAAACGAGGAGACCCTTCAGCGGAAGTCGAAGGAGCTTGAGGAAATGGAGCAACAGTTGCAACAGACCAAGAAAGAACTCTCGGAGAAGGAGAAGTTGCACATCGAGGAAACCGCCGCCAGGTACGAAGAGGAACAACGGTTGAGGAAAGGGCTGGATGATGAAAAGGCTACGCACGCGGAGAAGACTGCAAGCACTGTAAAAGAGATGGAAGTTAAGCTTAAGACACAGGAAACCAAGATGGACAAGATCAAACAGAAGGCCAAAGAGATGCAGGAGAAGTTCAAGAAAAGACTTCAGGAAAATGAGGAGTCTATGAAGAAAGAACTTTCCAAGAAAGAGGAAGAGCTCCAGCAGAAAGAGCAGCAAGTCAGAGATAAAATCCTAGAGATGGCCCAGAAAAGTTCCCACGGTCTCAGCAGTGCCATGTCAGAGTTACAGACCAACCACAAGGAAGAGCTGGAGAATCTGCATAAATCTCATAAGCAGGAAGTTGAGGATTTGGAACATCGCTGGCAAGAGAAGTTAAGACAACAGGAAGAGGATATTTCTGAGAAACACTTGCACGTAGTGCAGGAGAAGGCCCTGGAATTGGAAGACGCATCTCAGCAACTCAGTACTATCAGGGTAGAGAAGGACCAAGCAGTGCTTGAGATAAACAAGTTTAAAGAAGAGCTGGTAATTCGAGAGACCACTGTGCAGAAACTCCAAGTGGAGCTGAAGGAAGCAGCAGGTAAGCTTGAGGGTTTGTCCCAGAGTGAGGCTTTGCTTAAGGGGCAAATTGAGTCCATGGAAAGGAACCTAAACCAGGCTCTGATTGAGAGAAATGGTCTCCAAGATCAGCTGAGTAGCACGGAGGAAGAGAGCAGGAATAAGTTGAAGGCTTTATCCAAAAAATTGGACTCAAGCGAAGGCAAGCTTAAATCTCTTAAAACTTCCAAAAGCAAGCAGGGTGAAGACTTGGAGAGGAAACTTGAGGAGAGTGCTCTTCAAATCCAAGCAAAGGAAGGTGATTTCCAGAAGCAGTTACTGGTAATCACCAACCAAATGGAGCACTACTGTAGGGAGGTTCAATCAAAAGTTGAAAGTGGTTCCACTGAGCTCTATGGAAGAGTTGAGTCCAGGGTGACCAAGCTGAAAGACCAAGTTCTGTGTAACCAGAAAAGGGTGGGGGAGCTCaaaaatgttatcctcactaaATTGGATACAATTTGCACTTTAGAGGAGAAGCTCCGCAAGCAGACGGAGGAGAACATGAATCTATGCAGTTCAATTGAGCAGTTGACCGTTCAGCTCGGCACTCAGGCAGAGAATATAGAAGCCTTAACCAATGAGAGGGACCGTCTGCTGAAGGAAGCGGAGGGTCATTCTCAGTCCATTTCACAAGACGTCCGCAGAATAGAAAAGCTCAGCGAAGAAAACAAAACGATATCAGAAAACATGAGCGCAAACGTGTTGCATATCAGCAACTTGGAGAGCATCATTGATACCTTAAAGAGTCAGGTAGCAGGTAGTGTCACGGAGAAGGAGGAAGCCATACATCTACAGAGTCAGCGTTGCAAAGAGGAGAGTCAGCAGATTGTTGCGAACATGAGGGAGACCATTGAGAAGCTTGAGCAGGAGAAGAAGTCTGCAGTGGAGCAGGCGGACACGCTCAGGAACAGCCTGTCTGAGTTCAAGCACAACGCAGAGTCCAAGttcacacagaaccacaacacCGTTGTGTCTCTGCAGGACCGCCTGCGTGACCTGGAGCGAGAGATCTCCGAGAAGAACGAGGCGTTGCAGCGTTTGACCACGAACATCGACAATCAGTCCATCAGCAAGTCTGAGATGGACCAGGCCCTGAGCGAGAAGGAGCAGCGGGTCAGCGCACTCGCCTCGGAGCTGGAGAGCTGCAACGGCAGGCTCTGCGAGCTTCAAGACCAGTTGGCCTTAAAGATGAAAGAGTGTGAGCAACTCTCGGCCGACCTCAAGCAGCAGCTCAGTGACAGGGAACGCGAGAAGAGAGAGTTCACAGAACAGCTGCAGCAGATACAGGAGCAGTTCACACACAACAGCCATTTGTTCCAAGAGACGGAGGGCAAGCTGCACATCCTGGAGAAGGAGAACCACACTTGTAAATCTGAGCTTGAGGCTCAACGGGTAGAGTTTGAGAAGATGAGAAGCGAAATGCAGAAGAGCAAGGAGCAGAGCCTGAAGGACGCTGAGGAGAAGCTGTCTGCGGAGAGTGTGAAGAAAATGGCGGACCTCAAAAAGAAGGCTGAGCAGAAAATTGGTCAGCTTAAGAAACAGTTAACATCACAGCTTGAGGAAAAAGAGCAGATGGTTCAGTCTTTGAAGTCGAGCTTAGAGGAAATCAATGAAAGGGAAGCGGGAAGCAAGCGGCACACGGAGACCTTAGAAGAGCAGGGAAGAAACCTTGAGGACGCACTGGGAAAGCTTAAAGAAGATCACGAGAAACGCCTCGAAGAGTCGCTGAGCGAGCAGAGGCTGGAGAACGTAAAGTCTTTAGAGGAGTTGAAACGCGTGTACGAGGGGAAGATCTCGTTACTTCAGAGGGATGAAACGGCCGCTCCCGATGCCAAGGCGGATGAAACACCCTCTAAACTAGAAGAACTTGGAGAAAGACTTCACGAGGCAGAGGAGCAGAATCGAAACCTTGTTGCCGAAATAGGTCGACTGAAAGAAGAGCTCCTCGAGAGAGAAGCTTGGCTGAAACAACAGCAGGTCGCCATGGTTTCCTTGGAGAAGCAGACGCTggtgcagcaggaggaggtggtcaGGATGGAACAGAGCAGCGCAGTGCAGGCGCCGAGACCGGAGACGACGGACCAGAGAGATGAAGACGGAGAGTCTCTGGAGTCCTTGAAGGAGAAGCTGACTGAGGTCAAGAACGAGAAACTGAAGATCCACAAAGACTTCACCAGGTTGCAGAAGGACTTCCGGTCGCTGAGGAGGGAGCATGAGCAGGATCTCGAGCACCTCAAGAAGGAGTTGGCGGAGGAGAGTGACAAGAATTTGAA GTTGGAGTTGGAAGATCTGGAAATAAAGCAAAACTATTCTCTCAAGCAGCTCATGAGGGACTTCAACACACAAATGGCTCTAAAGGAGAAGGAGATTGAACTGACAGTGAAGGAGACTATTG GGAAGGCTCAGTGTGTGGAGGCTGAGTTAATCACCAGCAACCGGGAAGAAGTCAGCCAGCTTCATAAGCTCATCGCCCAGAAGGACGATGACCTGCAGAGAACGGTTCAGAAATATGAACAGGTGTTGCAG AGTCGAGAGGACGAAATGGGGGACAGAGTGTGGCAAGTCCAAAAAGAACTGGAGGACCTGCAAACAAGGGTCGGCGGGGCTGATTCTGAG ATGAGCATCGAAGAACTGCAG GCTCAGCTGTCTGAGAGGAACACTCTGTTGAGCGAGGCCAGGCTGAAGGAGCAGGAGTTTGTCGACCGA